From a region of the Methanolobus tindarius DSM 2278 genome:
- a CDS encoding 50S ribosomal protein L37ae has translation MAKKYTRKGRVSRSAGRFGTRYGRRDRKLVADLEEKMRMPHKCPQCARPNVKRTGTGIWKCTKCDYTFAGGTFLPQTNVGKTVARSVKKAKEAAAAE, from the coding sequence ATGGCAAAAAAATATACACGAAAAGGCCGAGTATCCAGATCAGCCGGTAGATTTGGTACTCGCTATGGTAGAAGGGACCGTAAACTTGTGGCAGATCTTGAAGAAAAGATGCGTATGCCACATAAGTGCCCGCAATGTGCACGTCCAAATGTAAAGAGAACAGGTACAGGTATCTGGAAATGTACCAAATGTGACTACACCTTTGCAGGTGGCACATTCCTTCCTCAGACTAATGTCGGAAAGACCGTTGCACGTTCTGTAAAGAAGGCAAAGGAAGCAGCAGCAGCAGAGTAA
- a CDS encoding phenylacetate--CoA ligase family protein, whose amino-acid sequence MIEYWNPLMERMPVDELEKMQENKLKNLVNYVYQHSDFYKKRFDEAGVKPEDIQTLDDLKKLPFTYKSDLRDTYPTGMFCVPNEQLTRFHVSSGTTGKPTVVGYTKNDIHAWNTSLARALTSIGLGRGDIIQVSYGYGLFTGGLGLHYGAEEVGSTVLPTSSGNTEKQLDLMQDLGSTAIACTPSYFLFMSEVANQNGISIQNDTKLKAGIFGAEPWSEEMRSRIEEATGIKAYDIYGTSELSGPLCTECQFQEGIHIWADMFLLEVIDPETGEQLGDGERGELVITTLAKEALPLIRYRIGDITIINKEPCKCGRTHPRIMRVLGRADDMLIVRGINVFPGQVESVLMTIPEVGEHFMIIVDRVNELDTMTIQIEMTDEAFSDKVNDIIGLEKKVQAALKNVLNLAVKVELVEKGTIPRSMGKAKKVIDNRKL is encoded by the coding sequence ATGATAGAATACTGGAACCCATTGATGGAAAGGATGCCAGTTGATGAACTGGAGAAAATGCAAGAGAATAAACTCAAAAATCTGGTAAACTATGTCTACCAGCACTCAGATTTCTACAAAAAGAGATTTGATGAAGCAGGTGTCAAACCTGAAGATATCCAGACACTTGATGACCTGAAGAAATTACCTTTTACATACAAATCCGATCTAAGAGACACTTATCCAACAGGAATGTTCTGTGTTCCTAATGAACAGCTTACACGTTTCCATGTGTCTTCAGGAACTACCGGGAAGCCAACTGTTGTAGGTTATACAAAGAATGATATCCATGCATGGAATACATCCCTTGCAAGAGCTCTCACCTCAATTGGTTTGGGTCGTGGGGATATTATTCAGGTGAGTTATGGATACGGTCTTTTCACAGGCGGTCTTGGGCTTCACTACGGTGCTGAAGAAGTGGGTTCAACTGTTCTTCCTACAAGTTCAGGTAACACAGAAAAGCAGCTTGATCTTATGCAGGATCTAGGCAGCACGGCAATTGCCTGTACTCCATCTTACTTCCTCTTCATGAGTGAGGTTGCAAACCAGAATGGAATCAGCATACAGAATGATACAAAGCTTAAGGCTGGTATTTTTGGTGCAGAACCCTGGTCTGAGGAAATGAGATCAAGAATAGAGGAAGCAACAGGCATCAAAGCTTATGATATCTATGGTACTTCAGAACTCAGTGGTCCTCTCTGTACAGAATGTCAGTTCCAGGAAGGTATCCATATATGGGCCGACATGTTCCTTCTCGAAGTAATTGACCCTGAAACAGGTGAACAACTTGGTGACGGTGAGCGTGGGGAGCTTGTAATCACAACCCTTGCAAAGGAAGCACTTCCACTTATCAGGTATCGTATTGGTGATATTACTATCATTAACAAGGAACCATGCAAATGTGGTCGTACACACCCACGTATCATGAGGGTACTTGGACGTGCAGATGACATGCTTATCGTGCGTGGTATCAATGTATTCCCTGGTCAGGTAGAGTCTGTACTTATGACTATACCTGAAGTTGGCGAACACTTTATGATAATCGTGGACAGGGTAAATGAACTCGATACCATGACTATACAGATAGAGATGACAGATGAAGCATTCAGTGACAAAGTCAATGATATAATCGGTCTTGAAAAGAAGGTTCAGGCTGCACTTAAGAATGTGCTTAATCTGGCAGTAAAGGTTGAGCTTGTTGAGAAAGGAACAATTCCACGTTCAATGGGCAAAGCCAAGAAAGTGATAGACAACAGAAAGCTATAA
- a CDS encoding ACT domain-containing protein yields MEEKIIKQISLFAENKPGRLANIATNFRNAGINIRAFTIAEAGDFGIIRMVVDKPDFAHEVLHDAGFTVSETSVLGIEMEDVPGGLGKIADVLGGQSINIDYAYAFVTKTEKALLILRVSDIEGAIKVLNGSGVKLIDMADIQEI; encoded by the coding sequence ATGGAAGAAAAGATAATCAAGCAGATATCACTTTTCGCAGAGAACAAGCCAGGTCGCCTTGCTAATATTGCAACTAATTTCAGAAATGCAGGTATTAACATAAGGGCTTTTACCATCGCCGAAGCTGGAGATTTCGGTATCATCAGGATGGTAGTTGACAAGCCTGACTTCGCCCACGAAGTTCTTCACGATGCAGGGTTCACGGTTTCTGAAACCAGTGTCCTGGGTATTGAAATGGAGGATGTGCCTGGTGGACTGGGTAAGATCGCTGATGTGCTTGGTGGTCAGAGTATCAACATCGATTATGCCTATGCTTTTGTCACAAAGACTGAGAAGGCACTTCTTATTCTCAGGGTCAGTGACATTGAAGGGGCCATTAAGGTTCTTAACGGTTCAGGTGTAAAGCTAATTGATATGGCAGATATTCAGGAAATCTGA
- a CDS encoding DUF2103 domain-containing protein, whose protein sequence is MTDTINSKGVRKPECKLGGSHTTIIGGRAGKKIVSLLSQHPSVKKVIPSVIAVKGKGNSGGKLTAKIQRPDDRGNLRLLLSHGTSFQELRIITNVGSFEEGENILKELNSLLSDV, encoded by the coding sequence ATGACGGATACTATCAATTCAAAAGGAGTTCGCAAACCAGAGTGTAAACTCGGTGGTTCTCATACTACTATTATCGGCGGACGTGCTGGTAAAAAGATAGTGTCCTTGCTGAGTCAGCACCCTTCTGTCAAAAAAGTAATTCCTTCTGTAATTGCTGTTAAAGGAAAAGGTAATTCCGGCGGAAAACTTACTGCTAAAATCCAGAGGCCGGATGACAGGGGAAACCTGCGGCTTCTTCTTTCACACGGTACATCTTTCCAGGAACTGCGTATAATTACAAATGTAGGCAGTTTTGAAGAAGGTGAAAACATTCTGAAAGAACTAAATTCATTATTATCTGATGTCTAA
- a CDS encoding prefoldin subunit beta, whose amino-acid sequence MSTQIPPQIQNQLAQLQQVQQQAQSLAMQKSQIESMQKEAEMALEELEKLPEDVVIYRSVGELQIKSNKEESVSKLNEKIETLSLRLQSISRQEERISKRFTQLQEQIEQSMGNQAQ is encoded by the coding sequence ATGAGTACGCAAATACCCCCACAGATACAGAACCAGCTTGCACAGTTGCAGCAGGTTCAGCAGCAAGCGCAGTCCCTTGCCATGCAGAAATCCCAGATAGAGTCCATGCAGAAAGAAGCTGAAATGGCACTTGAAGAGCTGGAAAAGCTGCCTGAGGATGTTGTAATTTATCGAAGTGTCGGCGAATTACAGATCAAATCAAACAAGGAAGAATCTGTGTCCAAACTGAATGAAAAAATAGAAACACTTTCACTCAGGTTACAATCCATTTCCAGACAGGAAGAAAGGATATCAAAACGTTTCACACAACTTCAGGAACAGATCGAACAGTCTATGGGGAACCAGGCACAGTAA
- the rrp42 gene encoding exosome complex protein Rrp42, translating to MGNEVMSVLKKDYIYNLMLKGQRADGRAFDEIRDIEIRTNVIEKAEGSAWIKMGGTEILVGVKLQVGTPFPDSADQGVIITSMELNPIASPDFEAGPPKENAIEMARVTDRGIRESGAIDLNKLCITEGEEVWMVFIDIHVLNNEGNIQDVSSLGAIAALLTAVVPGEREGRGEDMPMPIRDMPVSVTLVDIGGEMMIDPDLDEETVCDTRITIVSNQDGSISGMQKSGDGALTEEKLLKAVSLACQKASELREAHLLNI from the coding sequence ATGGGCAACGAAGTAATGTCGGTACTTAAGAAAGATTACATTTACAACCTTATGCTCAAAGGTCAGCGTGCTGATGGACGTGCTTTTGATGAGATAAGGGACATTGAGATCAGAACCAATGTTATAGAAAAGGCTGAAGGTTCCGCCTGGATAAAGATGGGTGGTACTGAAATTCTTGTAGGAGTAAAACTACAGGTCGGAACGCCTTTCCCTGACTCTGCTGATCAAGGTGTCATTATTACAAGTATGGAGTTAAATCCAATAGCTTCTCCTGATTTTGAGGCAGGTCCTCCAAAAGAGAATGCCATTGAAATGGCCCGTGTCACAGACAGGGGAATCCGTGAATCAGGCGCAATTGATTTAAACAAGTTGTGTATTACGGAGGGAGAAGAAGTCTGGATGGTATTCATAGATATCCATGTTCTCAACAATGAAGGGAACATTCAGGATGTATCCTCCCTGGGTGCAATAGCTGCCCTATTGACTGCCGTTGTTCCTGGTGAACGCGAAGGCCGTGGTGAGGATATGCCAATGCCTATCAGGGATATGCCTGTTTCAGTTACGCTGGTAGACATCGGCGGTGAAATGATGATTGACCCTGACCTTGATGAAGAAACAGTTTGTGATACCCGCATAACCATTGTTTCAAATCAGGACGGTTCAATTTCAGGAATGCAGAAGAGCGGCGATGGAGCACTTACCGAGGAAAAGCTGTTAAAGGCTGTGTCACTTGCCTGCCAGAAAGCATCTGAACTCAGGGAAGCTCACCTGTTGAATATCTGA
- a CDS encoding DHH family phosphoesterase, with translation MQVEETEFYNKLLDYNNILYLCHRNADPDAVSSAFALSEAIGGTIGLVDGCNRVASLLIDKLDIDVVEKPDPSEYDITLVVDTSTSSQLNDIKLGKYCVIDHHATTALIENAEFYLHRHATSTAEMVFDILRSMGAPVMRRTAMGLLTGIITDTGHFKHATQETFRTVSEIIACSGVEYADVLEMMAATPQDISMRIAMLKCATRANIERVDDWLLVDSHVNSFGGAASSMFLNIGADVALIGTSRDANIRVSGRAKREAVAAGVNLGKIMEDISHNYDGTGGGHAGAAGIDVVADMDTILGECKGRIRDILRGKPNPSICDSLNDECHESE, from the coding sequence ATGCAAGTTGAAGAAACGGAGTTTTACAATAAGCTTCTGGATTATAATAATATCCTTTATCTTTGTCATCGGAACGCCGATCCGGATGCGGTAAGCAGTGCATTTGCATTATCAGAAGCCATTGGTGGAACAATAGGGCTTGTTGATGGATGTAACCGGGTTGCTTCTCTTCTTATTGATAAACTTGATATAGATGTGGTCGAGAAACCCGACCCTTCAGAATATGATATTACTCTTGTAGTTGACACTTCAACCAGTTCTCAGCTTAATGATATCAAACTTGGTAAATACTGTGTGATAGACCATCACGCAACAACCGCTCTTATTGAAAACGCCGAGTTTTATTTGCATCGTCATGCAACATCCACGGCTGAGATGGTCTTTGATATTTTGAGGTCCATGGGTGCACCTGTAATGCGTCGTACTGCAATGGGTCTGCTCACAGGTATCATCACTGATACAGGCCATTTTAAACATGCTACACAGGAAACATTCAGGACTGTTTCTGAAATAATAGCCTGTAGTGGTGTAGAGTATGCAGATGTATTGGAAATGATGGCAGCAACTCCGCAGGATATATCCATGCGTATAGCCATGTTAAAATGTGCTACCCGTGCAAACATCGAAAGAGTTGATGACTGGCTTCTGGTGGATTCTCATGTGAATTCATTTGGTGGTGCAGCATCATCCATGTTCCTTAACATTGGTGCTGATGTGGCTCTTATAGGAACTTCCCGTGACGCTAATATCAGGGTGAGTGGAAGAGCCAAGCGTGAAGCTGTTGCTGCAGGTGTCAATTTGGGGAAGATAATGGAAGATATTAGTCATAATTACGATGGTACCGGAGGAGGGCATGCGGGAGCTGCCGGAATTGATGTGGTTGCCGATATGGATACCATTTTAGGTGAATGCAAAGGCAGGATACGTGATATCCTCAGAGGCAAACCCAATCCTTCTATATGTGATTCATTAAATGATGAATGTCACGAATCTGAATAA
- a CDS encoding ribosome assembly factor SBDS, whose amino-acid sequence MVSLDESVIARLKKGKHQFEVLVEPEGAFSLKRGEDVKMEDIIAVESVFTDAAQGDHAGESELTSAFETNDVMDIARQIILHGELQLTKEQRKQILEEKTRQVITIIAQNAINPQTRTPHPPARIEKAMEEAKIHIDPLKGVDEQVNIVMKAIRPIIPIRFEEVDIAVKIPGEYAAKSYGDIANFGTLVKNEWQNDGSWVAVVKMPAGLQNDFYGLVNHLTKGDAETKLL is encoded by the coding sequence ATGGTATCTCTTGATGAGTCTGTTATTGCAAGGCTCAAGAAAGGTAAGCATCAATTTGAGGTTTTGGTTGAACCCGAAGGTGCATTTTCGCTTAAAAGAGGTGAAGATGTCAAGATGGAAGACATCATTGCTGTAGAATCAGTATTTACTGATGCTGCGCAGGGGGACCATGCCGGAGAATCTGAGCTTACAAGTGCTTTTGAAACCAATGATGTAATGGATATTGCCCGGCAGATAATATTGCACGGTGAACTCCAGCTTACAAAAGAGCAGAGAAAGCAGATTCTGGAAGAGAAAACCAGACAGGTCATAACGATTATTGCACAAAATGCTATTAACCCCCAGACAAGGACGCCTCATCCTCCTGCCAGAATTGAAAAGGCAATGGAAGAGGCGAAGATTCATATCGATCCTTTAAAAGGTGTCGATGAGCAGGTAAATATTGTAATGAAAGCTATTCGTCCCATAATCCCTATAAGGTTTGAAGAGGTCGATATAGCTGTAAAGATTCCAGGTGAATATGCGGCAAAATCGTATGGAGATATTGCCAACTTTGGAACCCTTGTAAAGAATGAGTGGCAAAATGACGGTTCATGGGTAGCTGTTGTCAAAATGCCTGCTGGCCTTCAGAATGATTTCTATGGCCTTGTGAATCATCTTACAAAAGGGGATGCTGAAACTAAATTATTATGA
- the rrp41 gene encoding exosome complex exonuclease Rrp41 — MSDKPEKFIDENGLRLDGRRVDEIRPMKMEIGVLSRADGSCYLEWGKNKVLAAVYGPRELHPRRLQKADSVLIRYRYNMAAFSVEDRIRPGPSRRSIEISKVSREAFEPVVLTHLYPGAVIDVFAEVLQADAGTRTAAINAACVALADAGIPMKGLVSACAVGKVDGQLVLDLNKPEDNYGDADIPMAMTSDGEITLVQMDGDVTPEEFKKAIEMCKEGCRQIMEIQKETLRSKFTKLEDVDISDDEEVDVSSIVESALESSENDVEDEEEAEVESGDADQEDEVEDADEDLDDEPESEDDEDEDLDSVESHSDFEAVELVEDFEESFTDVDEEDATEDEDDEEKD; from the coding sequence ATGAGTGATAAACCTGAAAAGTTCATTGATGAAAATGGATTACGTCTGGATGGCAGACGTGTTGATGAGATCAGGCCGATGAAAATGGAGATAGGTGTACTCTCCAGGGCTGATGGTTCATGTTATTTGGAATGGGGTAAGAATAAGGTACTTGCGGCTGTTTATGGCCCAAGGGAACTTCACCCAAGAAGATTGCAGAAAGCTGATTCCGTATTAATAAGATACCGTTATAATATGGCAGCTTTCTCTGTAGAGGATCGTATAAGACCAGGTCCAAGCAGAAGAAGTATTGAGATATCAAAAGTAAGCCGTGAGGCATTTGAGCCTGTAGTGCTCACTCACCTTTATCCTGGTGCAGTAATTGATGTTTTTGCAGAAGTACTCCAGGCTGATGCAGGTACTAGGACTGCAGCTATTAATGCAGCCTGTGTGGCTCTTGCTGATGCAGGTATTCCTATGAAAGGACTTGTTTCTGCATGTGCAGTAGGAAAGGTTGACGGACAGCTCGTACTTGACCTTAACAAGCCTGAAGACAATTATGGTGATGCTGATATCCCAATGGCTATGACATCTGATGGGGAGATTACTCTTGTACAGATGGACGGTGACGTTACTCCGGAAGAGTTCAAAAAGGCAATTGAGATGTGCAAGGAAGGATGCCGCCAGATTATGGAGATTCAAAAGGAAACTCTTAGAAGCAAGTTTACAAAACTTGAAGATGTAGATATCTCTGATGATGAAGAAGTCGATGTATCTTCCATTGTAGAATCCGCTCTTGAATCATCTGAAAATGATGTTGAAGATGAGGAGGAGGCTGAAGTCGAATCTGGCGATGCTGATCAGGAAGACGAGGTTGAAGATGCTGACGAGGATTTAGATGATGAACCTGAATCAGAGGACGATGAAGATGAAGACCTCGATTCTGTAGAATCTCATTCTGATTTCGAAGCTGTTGAGCTTGTAGAGGATTTTGAAGAGTCTTTCACTGATGTGGATGAAGAGGATGCCACAGAAGATGAGGATGACGAAGAGAAGGACTGA
- a CDS encoding methanogenesis marker 12 protein, with protein MFVGIDHGTTAMRFAALFPDGKVLKLELPRTEAAGMSESQLISSMENAFGINSSDISLMAVTYSMGDGIKDIENIATVENRGVKSIEGAGKKTGGGGLVFDSILSSKIPAVVIPGIHENSDTDPRLNIFSHSTSPEKIGIAYHAFALGFSDFVLSDISSNTVTVAVANGKLIGAIDACIFAPGLQHGPLDVQALRDVDAGRISANEAFVNSGVLKHTSFSDRHELIKAAKDGNSQAVLAIDSIALFAAMEIAGMQLLMKDYGSEGEVVIEGSVGEVPEVVKKIESHLGIKVHVLDRWSAAIGCAEIARDIHLGSSEILGLKVNFTYESE; from the coding sequence ATGTTCGTTGGAATAGATCATGGTACAACTGCAATGCGCTTTGCTGCACTCTTTCCTGATGGGAAAGTGCTGAAACTTGAACTTCCAAGAACTGAAGCTGCCGGTATGAGCGAGTCCCAGCTTATATCTTCGATGGAAAATGCTTTTGGAATAAATTCTTCTGATATCTCTTTAATGGCTGTAACTTATTCCATGGGTGATGGCATAAAAGATATTGAAAATATAGCCACTGTTGAAAACCGTGGTGTTAAAAGCATAGAAGGCGCTGGCAAGAAAACTGGTGGAGGTGGACTTGTTTTTGATTCTATATTATCCTCAAAAATTCCTGCCGTTGTAATTCCGGGTATTCATGAAAACAGCGACACAGATCCTCGTCTCAATATTTTTTCACACTCCACAAGTCCTGAAAAAATAGGTATTGCTTATCATGCATTCGCACTTGGATTCAGTGACTTTGTACTTTCCGATATTAGTTCAAATACTGTTACTGTGGCGGTTGCAAATGGAAAACTTATAGGTGCTATAGATGCATGTATATTTGCTCCGGGACTTCAGCATGGTCCTCTGGATGTCCAGGCTCTCAGGGATGTCGATGCTGGCAGGATAAGTGCTAATGAGGCATTTGTAAATTCCGGTGTCCTTAAACATACTTCGTTCTCAGACAGGCACGAACTCATAAAAGCTGCTAAAGATGGAAATTCCCAGGCTGTGCTGGCTATTGACAGTATCGCACTTTTTGCCGCCATGGAAATTGCCGGTATGCAGCTTCTGATGAAGGACTATGGTTCTGAAGGTGAAGTTGTCATTGAAGGGTCTGTTGGAGAAGTTCCTGAAGTTGTAAAGAAGATAGAATCTCACCTCGGGATAAAGGTTCATGTTCTTGACAGGTGGAGTGCAGCCATAGGATGTGCTGAAATCGCAAGAGATATCCATTTGGGTTCAAGTGAAATTCTGGGTCTGAAAGTCAATTTCACTTATGAATCGGAATAA
- a CDS encoding Brix domain-containing protein, with amino-acid sequence MHITSSRKPSAGTRTLCKHLASFFGFEYFNRGKMSMGEVLTLSHGNPLLIIGEYHGNPGSLAFYDGKGFCTLSIYISVLEAPSEYPKRSKSFPLIDGDNELVPLLNDLIVPDESTCSTLLSLTISGNQLDFKEGEKELFSLRMKSYKVFEVDEECC; translated from the coding sequence ATGCATATCACTTCTTCTCGCAAACCTTCTGCCGGTACGCGTACTTTATGTAAGCATCTGGCATCTTTTTTCGGTTTCGAGTACTTTAACCGAGGTAAGATGAGCATGGGTGAGGTCTTAACCCTCTCTCATGGCAATCCACTTCTTATTATCGGTGAATATCATGGTAACCCTGGTAGCTTGGCTTTTTATGATGGGAAAGGATTCTGCACTCTTTCAATTTATATTTCCGTACTGGAAGCTCCTTCTGAGTATCCAAAAAGGTCCAAATCATTTCCTTTAATTGATGGTGACAATGAGTTAGTACCATTACTTAATGATTTGATAGTTCCTGATGAATCAACATGTTCAACATTGTTGTCTCTTACAATTTCAGGAAATCAGCTGGATTTCAAAGAAGGTGAAAAAGAACTTTTCAGTCTCAGGATGAAAAGCTACAAGGTATTTGAGGTTGATGAAGAGTGTTGCTGA
- a CDS encoding KEOPS complex subunit Pcc1, producing MLLTSRYVFETPAALRIYRSLKPELESQVTERSSVYMNVENSTLYLEIRSDDLVAMRSTLNTWLRLIQVASETADCLV from the coding sequence GTGTTGCTGACCTCACGTTATGTTTTTGAAACTCCTGCAGCTTTACGTATTTACAGATCACTTAAACCTGAACTTGAAAGTCAGGTGACTGAACGGTCATCTGTTTACATGAATGTCGAAAACTCGACTCTTTATCTGGAAATAAGATCTGATGATCTTGTTGCCATGCGTTCAACTCTTAATACCTGGTTGCGTCTTATACAGGTTGCATCTGAGACTGCAGATTGTCTGGTTTAG
- a CDS encoding DNA-directed RNA polymerase subunit P, which yields MAYKCTRCKRNVEIDYEYTGIRCPYCGHRILVKERPTTIKRIKAE from the coding sequence ATGGCCTATAAATGTACAAGATGCAAGAGAAATGTTGAGATCGACTACGAGTACACAGGTATTCGCTGTCCTTACTGTGGACACCGAATTCTTGTGAAAGAGCGTCCAACAACTATCAAACGCATCAAAGCAGAGTAA
- the rrp4 gene encoding exosome complex RNA-binding protein Rrp4, whose amino-acid sequence MEREIVIPGQLLSDNKTDSGPGTYVKDGKVYSLLYGVMNAKKKISVIPFSGKYIPSSRDYVIGTVIDVTPSNWIFDIGSPYDGLLHVSEYPRRLEQEKMAQYMGIGTSVLLRVKDVSSSMKVELTMRERGLRSLSNGRVIEVTPTKVPRIIGHGGSMVSMLKKETNCEIFVGQNGRIWINGKDSEMDLLTEAIELIMKHSHTSGLTDRISLFLKGGEELVSEKDEAVLEDNLTEDTKVAEDESEIREDTYRKVDALLEDDD is encoded by the coding sequence ATGGAACGTGAAATTGTAATTCCTGGACAACTTTTGTCTGATAACAAGACTGATTCCGGTCCTGGTACATATGTTAAGGATGGGAAAGTCTACTCTCTTTTATATGGAGTTATGAATGCCAAGAAGAAGATATCCGTTATTCCTTTTTCCGGAAAGTATATTCCTTCTTCCAGGGATTACGTTATTGGTACAGTTATAGATGTAACTCCCTCTAACTGGATATTTGATATTGGTTCGCCATACGATGGCTTGTTGCATGTGTCTGAATATCCAAGGCGTTTGGAACAGGAAAAAATGGCGCAGTACATGGGTATAGGCACATCAGTCTTGCTTCGTGTAAAAGATGTAAGTTCATCCATGAAGGTCGAATTGACCATGAGAGAACGCGGTCTGAGATCTCTTAGTAATGGCCGTGTTATTGAAGTAACTCCTACGAAAGTTCCTCGTATCATAGGACATGGTGGTTCTATGGTATCAATGCTTAAGAAAGAGACAAATTGCGAGATATTCGTAGGCCAGAATGGAAGAATATGGATAAATGGAAAAGATAGTGAAATGGACCTTCTCACAGAGGCTATTGAGCTTATTATGAAACATTCTCACACATCAGGATTAACAGATAGGATATCTCTTTTTTTGAAAGGTGGGGAAGAACTTGTTTCTGAGAAGGATGAAGCTGTTTTAGAGGATAATCTCACAGAAGATACAAAAGTTGCAGAGGATGAAAGTGAGATCAGGGAAGATACCTACCGAAAAGTGGATGCTCTTCTGGAAGATGATGATTGA